The genomic DNA AAAGCGGGACTATCTCCTAAAAATGGTTTACCACCAACTTCTATCACCATTTCTGCCACAGCACGGACTAATTCAGGACGGGTAGTACACTCTTTAGTAGGACGAGAACTGGTGAGTAAATTAGGTTTAAGAAGAACACGGTTTCCGGGTTTTACAAAAGCTGCTATGCCACCTAAAGGCTCTAACAGCGTTGTTAAGGATTCTCTTAAAGCCTGTTGTTCGTAAGATTTAGCCTGAATTAAACTAACGGATGGTTGTTGTGTCTGCATAATTAATAAATAATTGTCTTATTATCTAACAATATAAACGATATTTAGATAAAATCAAGGTAAACAAGTCCATAAAAATCTTCCCATTGTCTTCAACAAGAGGTGAAAAACAATGACAACATCAATTTCATCACCAGAAAAAACAGAGATTATTTATCCAGATAGCGATGGCGAACTAATGGCAGATAATACTAAACAATTTCGTTGGATTGTGACAATTCAAGGAGGAATAGACGCTTTATTTAAAGATAACTCAGAGATATTTGTTGCAGGTGATTTGCTTTGGTATCCGGTAGAAGGAAATAACAAAATTCGTCAAGCACCAGATATCATGGTAGTGTTTGGTAGACCTAAAGGTGATAGAGGTTCTTATCAACAATGGAAAGAAAATAATATTGTTCCTCAAGTAGTGTTTGAAATTCTCTCTCCGGGAAATAGATTTCCAGAAATGCTGAAAAAATTTAAGTTCTACGAAACCTATGGAGTAGGAGAATATTATATTTATGATCCAGATACAGGAGAATTTTTTGGTTATATTCGTTCTGAATCAGAATTAAAACAAATTGAAGAAATAACAGGTTTTATTAGCCCACTTTTAGGAATCAGATTTGAAATAGTAGATGGAGAATTACAAATATATCGTCCAGATGGGGAGAAATTTCTTAAATATGTGGAGTTGGAAGAAAAGAGACAGTTGGCAGAAGCAAAAGCAGCAAGATTAGCAGAGAAATTAAGAGAAATGGGGGTGAATCCAGAGGAGATATAAAGATTTGAGATCCCCGAATTTTTAAATAATTTGGGGATTTAGATTGGCCACCATTGAATATCGAGTAATTGCTGAAGAAAGTAAGGAGATACTGAAGGAAAAACAACGGAATTTTGAGTTTTAATTTTCACAAATCCTAACGCATCTTTATAAATTGAATCTAATTCAGATTCTAAATAATTACGTAGGTTTGTATTAAGTCTGCGATTTAATTGTGTTCTGAAAGTATAAATCTCTCCTTGCCAGTGAACTGCATTACTTTCTTGTTCAATAGTCCAATATTTAAGTAGTAATAAATGCCGGATAACCTGTTCTAAAAGACTCGCTACAGCACTTTTATCTCTTCTACCAAAATCTTCCAACTCCTCAATTAAATTCTCTAAATCCAAATTTCTAAACTGCTGATTTTTCAATAATTTAATAGTTTCTTCCAACCATTGAGAATCATCTACTTCATAGAGTTGTTTTAAATCATGAATAGTTTTCATAACTCCCACCTCAGACGAGCATTATCATTATATCATCTCTGTGTTCTCTGTGCCTCTGTGGTTCGTTTCTTATTTAATTCAAAATAGTTAATTATTTCCAGGGTTTAGCAATGCTAAACCCCCACAAAATTAGAGAGGAACAATAGAACTCATTTGTTCCAAATCTAAAACATTAGCTAATTCCTCCTCAGTCATTAAACCCTTTTCTAAAACAATTTGCCGGAGAGACTTTCCAGTTTCTAAAGATTCCTTAGCTACAGCAGCAGCGTTAAGATAACCAATGTGAGTATTTAAGGCGGTAACTAATGCTAAACTACCTTCTGCATAATCTAAACATCTTTCTTTGTTGGCAGTAATTCCTTGAATACAACTGTTAGTTAAGGCAGAAATTGTATTACCTAAAATTTCAATGCTGTGAATTAAATTGTAAGCGATGAGAGGCATCATCACATTTAATTCTAACTGTCCTGCTTGTGCCGCTAAGACGATCGCATTATCATATCCCATCACCTGAAAACATACCATTGATGTCATCTCTGCCATGACTGGGTTATATTTTCCCGGCATAATCGAAGAACCTGGTTGGACTGGAGGTAGTTGAATTTCCTTAAATCCGGTTTTGGGGCCTGAATCCATTAACCGCAGGTCATGAGAGATTTTAACTAGATCCTGTGCTAAATTTCTTACTGCCCCGGAAACATTCACAAACGCACCCATACTTTGCATGGCGGCCATTAAATGGGGTGCTGGTTCTAAGGGTATTTCTAAAAGTTGGGAAAGCACTTCTATCACCCGTTGACGATATTGGGGATGGGTGTTCATTCCTGTACCGGCGGCGCTACCACCTAAACCGAGTACCATTAAATCCCCGGCGGCAATGTATAATCTATTTTGGTGTTCTGTGAGGATTTGCGCCCAAGCCTGGAAGTTTTCACCTAAACGCACAGGTACGGCATCTTGTAAGTGAGTTCTTCCAGATTTAACAATATCTTGAAATTCCACTGCTTTGGCTTCTAGGGTAGAAATTGCATTGTCTAAAGCAGGTTGTAGGGTTTGGGAAAGTGCTAATAAACCACCGATGCGGATAGCGGTAGGGATGACATCGTTGGTAGACTGTCCGTAGTTGACATGATCGTTGGGACTAACCCGCTTGTAGTTGCCCTTTTCATCTCCAAGAAGTTCTAAAGCGCGGTTAGTGAGGACTTCGTTAATGTTCATGTGGTGGGATGTTCCTGCACCGGCTTGGTAAACATCAACTACGAACTGATCACGGAGTTTACCTGCTAAAATTTCATCAGTTGCTTGAATGATAGCTTTACTAATGTCTGCGGGAATACAATTGAGTTCACCGTTAACGATAGCGGTAGCTTTTTTGATGTATAAACCTGCGTTGATGTAGGTAGGTAGGGGTTTTAAACCACTGATGGGGAAGTTTTCGATCGCGCGTTGGGTTTGAATACCGTAATATACGTTATTGGGGATTTGGCGATCGCCCATTGAGTCCCGTTCAATGCGAAAATCTGTATTAGTCATGGTTTGCTGTGGATAATATCAAAATACAGATCATCCCATGCTAGGACGCTAAACGTCTATTTTGACAATGATTTTTGGTTGAACGCAGATGGACGCAGATAAACGCGGATGTGGGAATATCTATTTTTTGTTATTTCTAAGTTCAAGATTTCTTGTATTCTTAGGACTTACGTACGAGTTAAGGAATAAATTAACCACTATCTTACCTGTTCCAGATTTAGTTAGTGATTTACATTTGACTTTGGGACAATTATTTGATGGACTGAAATTATAGAAACTTCGCCAATTTAAAGTTTATGAATTTACCAAATACGATTACATTTTCTCGACTTTTAGGAATACCATTTTTATTGTATGGTTTATATATTCCCACAATCCAAGCCCAATGGATATGTTTAACTATATTTTTAATAGCAGCATTAACTGATTGGTTAGATGGTTATTTAGCTAGGAAATTAAATCAAATTACTGATTTAGGGAAATTCCTTGATCCATTAGTAGATAAACTATTGGTACTTGCACCGTTATTAGTATTAGTTGAATTGGGAAAAATACCAGCTTGGGGAGTGTTTATAATTTTAGCACGGGAATTAGCGATCGCCGGATGGCGTGTTAATCAAACTACCATTAGTGGTGCAAATATTTGGGGGAAACTGAAAACAGTCAGTCAGATAATTGCGATCGCCTTACTCATAGCACCTTTACCACCAGCTTGGCAACTTCCCTCAATAATATCCTTTTGGATTTCCGTAATTTTGACCATAACCTCTGGAATTATCTATATAGTACCGCCAAAAAACAGTATCATTACCGAGTAAGCTGAAATAAGCAAATTTAGTCAGATTCAGTACATTATTATTAATAAATTTTCTAGTTCTCACAATTTAGTTAGAGCAGAAGTTATCATGACAAAAAAAACAGCATTTACCATCAAAATTTTAGCAGTTAGATTTTTAACAGCTATCTTCATTATTTCCAGTTTATCAACCCAGAGTCAAGCGCAATTAAACCCTGGCTATAAAGTTAGTGTTAAATTTCCACAAGTAGCTGATAGAGGAGCGCCGAAAAGAACTGAAGGATCAGGTGCAAGAGGTGGTTGTGATTTAGGAGAAAATCAATCCCAGCTAGTCAAATTAAAGGCGATCGCACCAAATAATAACATCATTACCAGCCTAAATCCTCACCCTGCAATTTATGTGTATAGTCAGATTGTTAATAAACCAGTAGACTTTCAGATTTTTGAATTAAATCCTGAAAAAGATATTTACACAACTCAATTTTCACTACCTCAGAATCCAGGTATAGTGAAAGTAAAACTGCCAGAAACACTAAAATTACAAGCAAATAAAATCTATGGTTGGCGATTTATAGTTAGATGTGAACCTGCACAAAGAGACGCTGATAAATTCGTGGAAGGATGGTTAGAAATAAAATCCCTAACAGCACAACAACTGGAAAGATTAGAAAATTTTCCAGAAAATCCAAAATTACAAGCTCAATTATATTCAGACTATGGAATTTGGCATGAAACATTAGAAATTTTGGCCAATTGGCAGGAAAATCATCTGTTAAAATCAGAATGGAATGAATTATTAGAGTCAGTAGAATTAAAAGAATTTGCTAATTATTCTGTAAATTCTTGTTGTCAAGTTGCTGATTCTCCCACAACACCTGTAAATACAAACGATACAGAAATACCTAAAACAGATGCCACCAAAAATAATAGCTGGGGAGGTAATTTATAATCATGATTTAATAATTTTTAATTCCCCCTTGATGTTCACAACGAAAACCTCTTTGTTCCCATGCTTGTATATCTACATCAGCTAATCTTGTGACATTGTGACATTGGGGATAAATAAACTGACTAAAAACAGCCCAGAATAAACTACGAGTAACATCTAATATAGATTTCATCAAAAATTCCCGATTACCGGGAATGCCTTGTTCCTGGACAATATCTGTTTCTACCCAGATACCATGAGATCCTAAAAGAATTTGTGCCATTATTTTCGCTCTCAAGACATGAGAACCAGAAGTGATTAATTTTACCTTGTAAACTCCCCAGTGTTTAAAAATAGGGATACTGTAATAAAAATTTTCAAAAGTAGAACGAGCGCAATTTTCCAGCCAGACCTTTTGTAAATCTGCTGATTCCCGCTGAAAAATCAACCAAATACAGGGATTTGCAGAACCCTGAGAAATCAGAATTGGTATTTGGGAATAATTTTTAGCTTGTTGAGCGACATAAATTTCTCTGCGAATGCTACCCCCAAGGACTAAAACAGCGTCTACAGGCTGTGAAGACGCAGAAACCAAGGTTATAGTAGTCACAATCAGCCAAATAGATAGAAGCAAACCACACCCCAAACCAATATTTTTGAGCAAACGCCTAAACTTTCTCAATCTGCTATGCCAAAAGAATGCTGATTTAGTTGTAAATTTGTGCTTCATAACGTAGAAAATTAAAATTTTCTTGTCTACTATTGAAAAGTTCTACGGCCAATTCAACAAAATGCTATCTTAAAAAAAGGATTTGGAGCATAAAACGTAAATCATGACGAAAGTCACTAATTTTCCGTGGTGGTTTTTGCTATAAAAATACTACACACAAACAACAACTATTAATGAAAAGATAGTAATTTCCACATCATTTACGTGTAAAAAAGTGATGGACAAAGAATAGTTAAAATTAGGAGGTAAAAACTGCAAGTTTTTAAGAAATTTTCAGGAAACTCTGATTGCTAAACTGTCAATATAGTCAATATACAATTATTCCAGCTGATATACATGAATCATTCTGCGAAACGTCACTCACCGCTCCAGGCAGCCTTGATTGGTGGAGCGATCGCTACAACTGCTACTATATCCGTATTTGGCCAAGCGTGGACAAGGTGCGTTCATGCTGCTCTACAAGATAGTCCTAAAGCCTTAGTTGACCAAGTATGGCAATTGGTAAATCGGGAATATGTTGATGGCAAATTTAATCAACAAGATTGGCAAGCAATCAGGCAAAGCTTGTTAAGTAAAGAATATACTTCCAATGAACAAGCTTACGTAGAAATCCGTAAAGCTTTACAAAGATTAGAAGACCCCTACACAAGATTTCTTGATCCCAAACAATTCCAAGCCTTAACCAGTCAAACATCTGGGGAAGTATCAGGGATTGGTATTCGGATGGAAATAGACGAAAAAACCAAGAAATTAACAGTTGTTGAACCTATAGAAAACTCACCAGCAATCAAAGCCGGAATTAAAAAAGGTGATCAGATTTTAGCAATCAATGGTAAATCCACTCAGAATATGAAAGTGGATGAGGCATCAAGTTTAATTCGTGGTCAAGTGGGAACTAGCCTCAATTTACGACTACAAAGACCTGGAAAAAATACTTTTGATGTTAAACTGACCAGAGCAACCATTGAAATTCCCACAGTTAATTATACCCTCAAGCAAGATGGTGGGCGGAGAATTGGTTACATTCAGTTGAGAGAATTTAGCTCCCATGCAGCGGAACAAATGCAGCGAGCAATTAGGGAATTAAACAGGCAAAAAGTTGATTCCTATGTGTTAGATTTGCGTGGCAACCCAGGAGGCTTGTTACAAGCCAGTATTGAAATAGCACGGATGTGGCTAGATAGTGGTGGCATTGTCAAAACCGTAGACCGTGTGGGCAGTAGCGAAGAAACGAAAGCTAATCGCACCGCCTTGACAAATCAACCCTTAGCCGTACTTGTAGATGGTAATTCTGCCAGTGCGAGTGAAATTCTCACCGGCGCACTCAAGGATAATAACCGCGCGGTGGTAGTGGGTAGTAAAACCTTTGGTAAAGCCTTAGTGCAGTCAGTTCATGAACTCGTTGATGGTTCTGGGTTAGCTGTCACCATTGCTCATTACTATACTCCCAAAGGTACAGATATCAACAAAAAGGGTATTGTCCCTGATATTGAGTTAGATTTGACTACAGCCCAACAGCGTCAGTTAGCGGATAATCCCAATTTAATCGGGACTTTGAGTGATCCACAATACGCTCGCGCTATTCTGGCTTTATCAAATAAAAACTTTGCTAAACCTGCAACACCTGCTCAAACTTCCCAAACTGCCAAAACTTCAGCACCTTTGAGTGTGCGGGCTGAAGATTTGAAGTTTTAAATAATCAGAAGATTCAGGAGGGGCGAACAGACGTTCGCCCGTACAGGAGTTCTAGGAAATTTTTACTCTTGCCTTTTGCTTCTTGTTTTTGTTTTTTGCTATATGATAAATATTTGACAAGATATGATCTAATATTTATGAGTGATCATTCACTAGCAGCAACCACTACCCAAGATTTTTTCCCAAAAGTATCGGTAGTGATTCCCATTTATAATGGTGAAGCAGATTTACCAGAGTTATTAAATTGCTTGTTGTTGCAAACTTACCCTCAAGATCAAGTAGAGTATTTATTAGTAGATAATAATAGTAGCGATCGCACTCTTTTTATTCTCCAAAAAACAGCCACAAATTCCCCCATAAATATTCTTCCTCTCAGTGAAAATAATATTCAAAGTTCCTACGCAGCAAGAAATGCAGGGATTAAAGCTGCTAGTGGTGAAATTATCGCCTTTACAGATGCTGATTGTCGTCCTCAACCTCAATGGTTATATCAATTAATTCAACCTTTTATTAATGCAGAAGTGGTAATTGTCGCTGGAGAAATTACCGCCTTACCCGGTAAAAGTTTATTAGAACAATTTGCAGACAAACAAGAAACTCTATCGCAAAAACATACTTTAGCCAATAAATTTTGTCCCTACGGACAAACAGCAAATTTAGCAATTCGACGTAATATTTTTCATAGTTCCGGTTTATTTCGTCCCCATCTCAGTACAGGGGGAGATGCGGATATTTGTTGGCGCATTCTCAAAGCAAATCTTGGTAAATTAGAATTTTCACCTGATGCAATTGTCCAACATCGTCACCGATTAACAATAAAAGAATTAGCGAGTCAATGGCGACGTTATGGACGTTCTAATCGTTATTTACATGAACTGCATGGTGTAGAATTAACCAGAGAAATGAAAAATAAAGAATATGGTTATATTATGCTGCGTTGGTTATTAAAAGAATTTCCCAGAGAAACTATTAAAAATCTGGTTGGTAAATCTAGTTTAGTAAATATATTTAATACTCCTTTAGGTTTATTTACTGGTAGGGAGAGAAGTCAAGGACAAAGAAATGCAAAATTACCAGAAAATGCCAAAATGATTGAATGGTTGTAAATTTTATTTTATATTTTCAGAATTTGACTCCTGACTCCTTAAATAGACAAATTTTGTTTACATAAATCAGCTATTTTACACATATCACAACCAGGAGAACGAGCTTTACAAACTGCACGACCATGATAAATTAACCGAATAGACCAATTTTCCCATTCAGGTTGGGGTAGTAATTTCATTAAATCTTGTTCGATTTTTACAGGTTCGGTATTTTTGGTTAACCCTAAACGCTGACTTAAACGTTTAACGTGGGTGTCTACTGTCACTCCTGCATTGATACCATAAGCGTGCGCTAGAACGACATTTGCAGTTTTTCTAGCTACTCCGGGAAGTTTTAACAATTCTGCCATTTTATTGGGAACAATTGAGTTAAAATCATTAACAATCATGCCACAAGCAGCTTTGATATTTTTGGCTTTGTTACGATAAAAACCTGTCGAACGGACTAATTCTTCTAATTCTAATATATTCGCATTTGCTAAACTTTCTGCATCAGGAAAGCGACCAAATAGATGTGGTGTTACTTTGTTAACTCGTTCATCTGTACATTGAGCGGAGAGAATTGTGGCTACTAATAATTGTACAGGAGTTTGATAATCTAAAGAGCAGGTTGCATCTGGATACAGATGATGAAGAAGGGAGAGAATTTCTAAAGCACGTTGCTTTTTTGATGATTTTGATAATGTTTTACGAGTCACACCAGCAATGTTCAGTTTAATAAATAATTAATTATGTAATTTTATCAGATAATAGTAAGTTTTTTAGGATTGTGGATTTTGATTTTTTAATCATCATAAAAATCCACAATCTCATCTTCAGTTATAATCCTTGGATTAATTGTTGAACAACATCTAACTGAGTGGTTTCTTTGACAATTAAGAAAATACCTAAACCTAAAAGTAGGACTAAACCTGTTTGCATGACACCTTCTTGGATTTTGGCTGGTAAAGGTTTACCAAATAAACCTTCTATTAACAGAAAAGCCAGTTGTCCACCATCTAATGCAGGTAGGGGTAAGATATTAATGACGGCTAGGTTAATGCTAATGATGGCGGCAAAAGATAAAAGATTTGCGCTATTATCTGCGGCCAATTTAGCACCAATTTTGACAATGTTAACTGGGCCTGAAACCTGACTGGCAGTTTCTTGGAAGTTAGTTACTAACTGTCCAAATCCTTTAACTGTACCAATTAATAATTGCTGAAATCTGTCAGCAGCAACGGTAAAAATCTCGATAGGATTTTGAGGATGACGATAAATTGCTTTACCATTGGGTACTAATTCAATTCCTACTAAACCTTTACCATCTGGGCTTTCTGTAGGGGTTAATGTTAAAGGTTTGGTTTGGTTTTCATGTTGGATTTGCAGTTGAATTTGTTCATTGGGATGACTTTGAATTTCTTTAGTCAATAATAAGGGGGAACTTTTATCTGCTAATAATTCTTTACCGTTGACACTGAGGATAATATCACCTGAGCGAATTCCGGCTTGGTAAGCTACAGATTGTTCATTAATTGGTTTAACAATTACCCCTGGTTGAAATTGAAATTCTTGTGGTACACCAACGATACCGATTTGTAAAGCTAGAACTAAATAGGCAAAGATTAAATTTGCTATCACTCCGGCGCTAATGACAATTGCCCGGTCTAAAATAGGACGATTCCGCAGCAAATTCGGATCATTGGGGGGAATTTCGCTATCTGGATCATCATCAGGAAAGCCAACAAAGCCACCCAAGGGGAAAGCGCGGATAGTATATTCCGTTTGTGATCCTTGGTACTTTAGGAGAGTAGGACCAAAACCCAGGGAAAAGCGGTTAGCGTAAATACCTTGGGAACGTGCGGCTATAAAATGTCCTAACTCATGTACCAAAATCAAAATTGCCAAGACGGCGATCGCTGCTAAAACTGACATAGAGCAAAGTAGTCAAAAAATATTTCGGATCTATCTCTTTATTGTAGTTTGGGAATGGGCTAAGAAACTGAAACCATCTGAGAATGTTAGCTACATACCTTCGGTAAGCCATAGCACTCCCTGGTAATTTCCACATCCGAAAAATAGTATCATGATTTTCGCCCCACATTCTATTTACTAGGGTTTATACTAGATTAGTTTGGGTATTTATTTACCGCTATAGGGTTGTAGGTAAAAGTGAACTATGCGGATAGGTGGACGTTACGAAATTCTTGAAATATTGGGAAATGGTGGTTTTGGGATTACCTATAAAGCTAGAGATATGCAAAAACCCAGTAAACCTATATGTGTCGTTAAAGAACTTTTATCCCAACATAATAATACTTTCCGCATGAATTTTTTTCAGAAGGAAGCAAGAATTTTAGAAGCTTTAGGTACACATTCCCAAATTCCTCATTTATTAGCTTACTTTGAAGAGAATGAGAAATTTTATATTGTCCAAGAATTTATTCAAGGACAGTGCTTAGATCGAGAAATTTTACCTGGTAAGCAACTAAGTGAAGGTTATGTAATTAAATTATTGCAAGATGTTTTAGAAGTTCTAGTATTTGTACATGAACAGAATGTGATTCACCGGGATA from Okeanomitos corallinicola TIOX110 includes the following:
- a CDS encoding Uma2 family endonuclease, producing the protein MTTSISSPEKTEIIYPDSDGELMADNTKQFRWIVTIQGGIDALFKDNSEIFVAGDLLWYPVEGNNKIRQAPDIMVVFGRPKGDRGSYQQWKENNIVPQVVFEILSPGNRFPEMLKKFKFYETYGVGEYYIYDPDTGEFFGYIRSESELKQIEEITGFISPLLGIRFEIVDGELQIYRPDGEKFLKYVELEEKRQLAEAKAARLAEKLREMGVNPEEI
- a CDS encoding DUF29 domain-containing protein, with protein sequence MKTIHDLKQLYEVDDSQWLEETIKLLKNQQFRNLDLENLIEELEDFGRRDKSAVASLLEQVIRHLLLLKYWTIEQESNAVHWQGEIYTFRTQLNRRLNTNLRNYLESELDSIYKDALGFVKIKTQNSVVFPSVSPYFLQQLLDIQWWPI
- a CDS encoding aspartate ammonia-lyase produces the protein MTNTDFRIERDSMGDRQIPNNVYYGIQTQRAIENFPISGLKPLPTYINAGLYIKKATAIVNGELNCIPADISKAIIQATDEILAGKLRDQFVVDVYQAGAGTSHHMNINEVLTNRALELLGDEKGNYKRVSPNDHVNYGQSTNDVIPTAIRIGGLLALSQTLQPALDNAISTLEAKAVEFQDIVKSGRTHLQDAVPVRLGENFQAWAQILTEHQNRLYIAAGDLMVLGLGGSAAGTGMNTHPQYRQRVIEVLSQLLEIPLEPAPHLMAAMQSMGAFVNVSGAVRNLAQDLVKISHDLRLMDSGPKTGFKEIQLPPVQPGSSIMPGKYNPVMAEMTSMVCFQVMGYDNAIVLAAQAGQLELNVMMPLIAYNLIHSIEILGNTISALTNSCIQGITANKERCLDYAEGSLALVTALNTHIGYLNAAAVAKESLETGKSLRQIVLEKGLMTEEELANVLDLEQMSSIVPL
- the pgsA gene encoding CDP-diacylglycerol--glycerol-3-phosphate 3-phosphatidyltransferase, translating into MNLPNTITFSRLLGIPFLLYGLYIPTIQAQWICLTIFLIAALTDWLDGYLARKLNQITDLGKFLDPLVDKLLVLAPLLVLVELGKIPAWGVFIILARELAIAGWRVNQTTISGANIWGKLKTVSQIIAIALLIAPLPPAWQLPSIISFWISVILTITSGIIYIVPPKNSIITE
- a CDS encoding DUF928 domain-containing protein; this translates as MTKKTAFTIKILAVRFLTAIFIISSLSTQSQAQLNPGYKVSVKFPQVADRGAPKRTEGSGARGGCDLGENQSQLVKLKAIAPNNNIITSLNPHPAIYVYSQIVNKPVDFQIFELNPEKDIYTTQFSLPQNPGIVKVKLPETLKLQANKIYGWRFIVRCEPAQRDADKFVEGWLEIKSLTAQQLERLENFPENPKLQAQLYSDYGIWHETLEILANWQENHLLKSEWNELLESVELKEFANYSVNSCCQVADSPTTPVNTNDTEIPKTDATKNNSWGGNL
- a CDS encoding YdcF family protein, which encodes MKHKFTTKSAFFWHSRLRKFRRLLKNIGLGCGLLLSIWLIVTTITLVSASSQPVDAVLVLGGSIRREIYVAQQAKNYSQIPILISQGSANPCIWLIFQRESADLQKVWLENCARSTFENFYYSIPIFKHWGVYKVKLITSGSHVLRAKIMAQILLGSHGIWVETDIVQEQGIPGNREFLMKSILDVTRSLFWAVFSQFIYPQCHNVTRLADVDIQAWEQRGFRCEHQGGIKNY
- the ctpB gene encoding carboxyl-terminal processing protease CtpB — translated: MNHSAKRHSPLQAALIGGAIATTATISVFGQAWTRCVHAALQDSPKALVDQVWQLVNREYVDGKFNQQDWQAIRQSLLSKEYTSNEQAYVEIRKALQRLEDPYTRFLDPKQFQALTSQTSGEVSGIGIRMEIDEKTKKLTVVEPIENSPAIKAGIKKGDQILAINGKSTQNMKVDEASSLIRGQVGTSLNLRLQRPGKNTFDVKLTRATIEIPTVNYTLKQDGGRRIGYIQLREFSSHAAEQMQRAIRELNRQKVDSYVLDLRGNPGGLLQASIEIARMWLDSGGIVKTVDRVGSSEETKANRTALTNQPLAVLVDGNSASASEILTGALKDNNRAVVVGSKTFGKALVQSVHELVDGSGLAVTIAHYYTPKGTDINKKGIVPDIELDLTTAQQRQLADNPNLIGTLSDPQYARAILALSNKNFAKPATPAQTSQTAKTSAPLSVRAEDLKF
- a CDS encoding glycosyltransferase, with the protein product MSDHSLAATTTQDFFPKVSVVIPIYNGEADLPELLNCLLLQTYPQDQVEYLLVDNNSSDRTLFILQKTATNSPINILPLSENNIQSSYAARNAGIKAASGEIIAFTDADCRPQPQWLYQLIQPFINAEVVIVAGEITALPGKSLLEQFADKQETLSQKHTLANKFCPYGQTANLAIRRNIFHSSGLFRPHLSTGGDADICWRILKANLGKLEFSPDAIVQHRHRLTIKELASQWRRYGRSNRYLHELHGVELTREMKNKEYGYIMLRWLLKEFPRETIKNLVGKSSLVNIFNTPLGLFTGRERSQGQRNAKLPENAKMIEWL
- the nth gene encoding endonuclease III, producing MTRKTLSKSSKKQRALEILSLLHHLYPDATCSLDYQTPVQLLVATILSAQCTDERVNKVTPHLFGRFPDAESLANANILELEELVRSTGFYRNKAKNIKAACGMIVNDFNSIVPNKMAELLKLPGVARKTANVVLAHAYGINAGVTVDTHVKRLSQRLGLTKNTEPVKIEQDLMKLLPQPEWENWSIRLIYHGRAVCKARSPGCDMCKIADLCKQNLSI
- the rseP gene encoding RIP metalloprotease RseP, translating into MSVLAAIAVLAILILVHELGHFIAARSQGIYANRFSLGFGPTLLKYQGSQTEYTIRAFPLGGFVGFPDDDPDSEIPPNDPNLLRNRPILDRAIVISAGVIANLIFAYLVLALQIGIVGVPQEFQFQPGVIVKPINEQSVAYQAGIRSGDIILSVNGKELLADKSSPLLLTKEIQSHPNEQIQLQIQHENQTKPLTLTPTESPDGKGLVGIELVPNGKAIYRHPQNPIEIFTVAADRFQQLLIGTVKGFGQLVTNFQETASQVSGPVNIVKIGAKLAADNSANLLSFAAIISINLAVINILPLPALDGGQLAFLLIEGLFGKPLPAKIQEGVMQTGLVLLLGLGIFLIVKETTQLDVVQQLIQGL